A DNA window from Halomonas zincidurans B6 contains the following coding sequences:
- a CDS encoding disulfide bond formation protein B, with product MTVRHWSLAGLAFCALMMAVALALQYVAGLEPCPLCIFQRIAVIATALVLLIAAIHNPRGWGGGVYGLLGLATVGSGIALASRHVWLQSLPADQVPSCGPGLGYMMDVLPLWDVLLRVLSSSGECAAVEGIWLGVTLPQWTLVGFLVLALVPIALIARGFVNARRSGRRD from the coding sequence ATGACGGTTCGCCACTGGAGTCTGGCCGGCCTGGCCTTCTGTGCGCTGATGATGGCGGTGGCGTTGGCGCTGCAGTACGTGGCGGGGCTCGAGCCCTGCCCGCTGTGTATCTTCCAGCGTATCGCGGTGATCGCCACGGCGCTGGTCTTGCTGATCGCGGCGATCCACAATCCGCGTGGCTGGGGCGGCGGCGTCTACGGCCTGCTGGGGCTGGCGACGGTTGGCAGTGGCATTGCCCTGGCCAGTCGCCACGTCTGGCTGCAATCGCTGCCGGCCGATCAGGTGCCCAGCTGCGGGCCGGGGCTCGGCTACATGATGGACGTCCTGCCGTTGTGGGACGTGCTTTTACGCGTCCTGTCGAGCTCCGGCGAATGCGCTGCGGTGGAGGGCATATGGCTGGGCGTGACCCTGCCGCAGTGGACCTTGGTCGGATTCCTGGTCCTGGCGTTGGTGCCCATCGCATTGATTGCTCGCGGCTTTGTGAACGCACGCCGCAGCGGGCGCCGCGACTAG
- a CDS encoding Rsd/AlgQ family anti-sigma factor, with product MLEDCKTAQERWGGVHRLIDRWFEERREMLVAMLELQEACDADPEVITKEQIDRFSELLMDYISAGHFEIYPQLREEAEQFNDHEALKLAEQLLQRLEMSTGMVLEFDEDYSTPTRCQHYLFRLPAWMNRLRKALTERFTLEDQLISRLHAAHSPPPAPEVAPSAAY from the coding sequence ATGCTGGAAGATTGCAAGACCGCTCAGGAGCGCTGGGGCGGCGTCCACCGACTGATCGATCGCTGGTTCGAGGAGCGTCGCGAGATGCTGGTCGCCATGCTGGAGCTTCAAGAAGCTTGCGATGCGGACCCCGAAGTAATCACCAAGGAACAGATCGACCGCTTCAGCGAGCTGCTGATGGACTACATCAGCGCCGGGCATTTCGAGATCTATCCACAGTTGCGCGAGGAGGCCGAGCAGTTCAATGACCATGAGGCGCTGAAGCTCGCCGAACAGCTGCTGCAGCGCCTGGAAATGTCGACCGGCATGGTGCTCGAGTTCGACGAAGATTACTCGACGCCGACCCGTTGTCAGCACTATCTGTTCCGCTTGCCGGCGTGGATGAATCGCCTGCGCAAGGCGTTGACCGAGCGTTTTACGCTCGAGGATCAATTGATCAGTCGCCTGCATGCCGCGCATTCGCCGCCGCCGGCCCCCGAGGTAGCGCCCAGCGCGGCCTATTGA
- the guaD gene encoding guanine deaminase, giving the protein MSDARVLRGPLLSFNDDPGEDDTPAAGSVLHIEDGALWLENGRIRAVGAYAEIAAQLPAGIAHVDYSDKLMMPGFIDSHVHYVQLDIMASYGRQLLDWLNEYTFPEECRFAERAHADNVAEAFLDETLRVGTTTAQVFCTSHPGSVDSFFTAARRRGLRMLAGKVLMDRHAPQALTDTALGGVDDSERLIADWHGKDRLSYSLTPRFAPTSSRAQLDAVGGVLRNAPDVYLQAHISENRGEVDWVAELFPEARDYLDVYERHGLVGPRSTFAHGIHLSMDERRRLAAAGANVAFCPTSNLYLGSGLFDRHACREAGLAVSLASDVGAGTDLSGFATLKAAYQVGQLLAQPLTAWQGFYRLTLGNARALHLDEHIGRFREGAEADLVALDPRATPLLSRRTARTETLAERLFALMILGDDRAVHATWANGRCVHRRGA; this is encoded by the coding sequence ATGAGCGACGCCCGAGTATTGCGCGGCCCCCTGCTGAGCTTCAACGACGACCCCGGCGAGGACGACACGCCGGCCGCCGGCAGCGTGCTGCACATCGAGGACGGTGCGCTATGGCTGGAGAACGGCCGTATTCGCGCAGTCGGCGCCTACGCCGAGATCGCCGCGCAACTGCCCGCCGGCATCGCCCACGTCGATTACTCCGACAAGCTGATGATGCCCGGCTTCATCGACAGCCATGTGCACTACGTGCAGCTCGATATCATGGCCTCCTACGGCCGGCAACTGCTCGATTGGCTCAACGAATACACCTTCCCCGAAGAGTGCCGCTTCGCCGAGCGCGCCCACGCCGACAACGTCGCCGAGGCCTTCCTCGACGAGACGCTGCGCGTCGGCACCACCACCGCCCAGGTATTCTGCACCTCGCACCCCGGTTCGGTGGATAGCTTCTTCACCGCCGCTCGGCGCCGCGGCCTGCGTATGCTCGCCGGCAAGGTGCTGATGGATCGTCACGCACCGCAGGCGCTGACCGACACCGCGCTGGGCGGCGTCGACGACAGCGAACGGCTGATCGCCGACTGGCATGGCAAGGATCGGCTGAGCTATTCGCTGACCCCGCGCTTCGCGCCGACCTCGAGCCGCGCACAACTCGACGCCGTCGGCGGCGTGTTGCGCAATGCACCGGATGTCTACCTGCAGGCGCATATCTCCGAGAATCGCGGCGAGGTCGACTGGGTCGCCGAGCTGTTTCCCGAGGCCCGCGACTATCTCGATGTCTACGAGCGCCACGGACTGGTCGGCCCGCGCAGCACCTTCGCCCACGGCATTCATCTATCGATGGACGAACGCCGCCGGCTCGCCGCGGCAGGCGCCAATGTCGCCTTCTGCCCCACCTCGAATCTGTATCTGGGCAGCGGTCTGTTCGACCGCCATGCCTGCCGTGAAGCCGGGCTGGCGGTTTCGCTGGCCAGCGACGTGGGCGCCGGCACCGATCTTTCCGGGTTCGCCACGCTCAAGGCGGCCTACCAGGTCGGCCAGTTGCTCGCTCAACCACTCACCGCCTGGCAGGGCTTCTACCGGCTGACGCTGGGCAATGCCCGCGCCCTGCACCTCGATGAGCATATCGGGCGCTTTCGCGAGGGCGCCGAAGCGGACCTGGTGGCCCTCGATCCACGTGCGACACCGCTGCTCTCGCGACGGACCGCGCGCACCGAAACGCTGGCCGAGCGGCTGTTCGCGCTGATGATTCTCGGCGACGACCGCGCCGTGCACGCCACCTGGGCCAACGGCCGCTGCGTGCATCGACGAGGGGCGTGA
- the xdhC gene encoding xanthine dehydrogenase accessory protein XdhC: protein MSWHAALHRLQQAGEPHALASVVGAAGSTPREPGAKMVITADAVHDTLGGGGFEYQVIDVARQALRASQDDGQGGPRLETFPLGARSGQCCGGYVHVLIEVFPGAEMTVAVFGAGHVGQALVQLLAPLPWRLAWFDSRDGVFPDWATGQPRLACRRSADPASDAASLPAHSHVLVMTHDHGEDRALIDALLGRDDLASIGLIGSPSKWASFRRRLAAAGHNEAALTRVRCPIGIPRATGKRPYEIALAVAAELLTLTPASASEIESERHAHRGIEPRRLREVFSSAPVAAPFSATSSSATPSGDPG from the coding sequence ATGAGCTGGCACGCGGCGCTGCACCGCCTGCAGCAGGCCGGCGAGCCCCACGCGCTGGCCAGCGTGGTCGGCGCGGCCGGCTCCACGCCGCGCGAACCCGGCGCCAAGATGGTGATCACCGCCGATGCCGTTCACGACACGCTCGGCGGCGGCGGCTTCGAATACCAGGTGATCGACGTCGCCCGCCAGGCGCTGCGCGCTTCACAAGACGATGGCCAGGGCGGCCCGCGACTCGAGACCTTCCCGCTGGGCGCGCGCTCGGGGCAATGCTGCGGCGGCTACGTGCACGTGTTGATCGAGGTGTTCCCCGGCGCCGAGATGACGGTCGCGGTGTTCGGCGCGGGGCATGTCGGCCAGGCGTTGGTCCAACTGCTCGCCCCGCTGCCCTGGCGCCTGGCCTGGTTCGACAGCCGTGATGGCGTCTTTCCCGACTGGGCCACCGGGCAACCGCGACTGGCCTGCCGGCGCAGCGCCGACCCGGCGAGTGATGCCGCCTCACTGCCGGCGCATAGCCACGTGCTGGTAATGACCCACGACCACGGCGAGGATCGTGCGTTGATCGATGCGCTGCTGGGCCGCGACGACCTCGCCTCCATCGGCCTGATCGGCTCGCCCAGCAAATGGGCGAGCTTTCGCCGCCGGCTGGCCGCCGCCGGCCACAACGAGGCCGCACTGACCCGGGTGCGCTGCCCGATCGGCATTCCCCGGGCGACCGGCAAGCGCCCCTACGAGATCGCCCTGGCCGTGGCCGCCGAACTGCTGACGCTCACGCCGGCCAGCGCCAGCGAAATCGAAAGCGAACGACATGCGCACCGCGGCATCGAGCCACGCCGATTGCGCGAGGTCTTTTCGAGCGCCCCGGTCGCCGCCCCTTTTTCCGCAACCTCCTCTTCCGCCACTCCTTCCGGAGACCCTGGATGA
- the xdhB gene encoding xanthine dehydrogenase molybdopterin binding subunit, which translates to MRTLTRLSKAPEAAPAKATEAAPAKATEAAPAKAPEAAEVRKEQIGRNKGDGPLARDPRSSTSTADSHRHESAIKHVTGRAAYIDDLPAPADALHIALGFSPVAHGRLTRLDLEAVKRAPGVVDVISVVDIPGHTDIGPVFPGDPLFADDEISYAGQTLFAVAATSHKAARLAVRAAVVEIDEQPASLDPLKAAERGEVVRPTHVQQRGDWQQALSKAEHVLEGEQFVGGQEHFYLEGQACLVTPSEDEGVVVYTSNQHPSETQKLVSEVLAVPFHAVTVETRRMGGGFGGKETQASPWACIAALIARRTGRAARLRLPRAEDTRATGKRHPFYNRYRLGFDAEGVLAGGEITVIGDCGYSPDLSEAIVDRAMFHADNAYSLGAARVTGHRARTHTASNTAFRGFGGPQGMMIIEAAMDDIARHLGEDPLSVRKRNFYRAGRDVTHYGQQVDQYPLLSEIVERLELSSDYWTRREAIRAHNAASPVVKKGLALTPVKFGISFTARHLNQAGALLHVYTDGSVMINHGGTEMGQGLHTKICQVAARELGLDMARVRITATRTDKVPNTSPTAASSGADLNGMAARDAASQLRERLFDFAAEHYQLDREGMRLAGGELLAGHGESSRRIAWGELVQAAYLSRISLSANGFYSTPLIHYDRDTGSGRPFYYFAYGAAVAEVSLDTLSGEYRVERVDILHDVGDSLNPAIDTGQVEGGFIQAMGWLTSEELKWDARGRLLSDGPATYKIPTYGDLPPAFNVELLQGHPNSQASIYRSKAVGEPPFMLGISVWSALRDALSSLSDYRQSPRLDTPATPERVLMAAQALRRSVNGSTP; encoded by the coding sequence ATGCGTACGCTCACTAGGCTTTCCAAGGCGCCCGAAGCCGCGCCAGCCAAGGCGACCGAAGCCGCGCCAGCCAAGGCGACCGAAGCCGCGCCAGCCAAGGCGCCCGAAGCCGCCGAGGTGCGTAAAGAACAGATTGGCCGCAACAAGGGCGACGGCCCGCTGGCCCGCGATCCGCGGTCGAGCACATCGACCGCCGACTCGCACCGCCACGAGAGCGCCATCAAGCATGTCACCGGGCGCGCCGCCTACATCGACGACCTGCCGGCCCCCGCCGATGCCCTGCATATCGCGCTGGGCTTCTCGCCGGTGGCCCACGGCCGCCTGACCCGGCTCGACCTGGAGGCGGTCAAGCGCGCCCCGGGGGTGGTCGACGTGATCAGCGTGGTCGATATTCCCGGGCATACCGATATCGGCCCGGTGTTCCCCGGCGATCCGCTGTTCGCCGACGACGAGATCAGTTACGCCGGGCAGACGCTGTTCGCCGTCGCCGCCACCAGCCACAAGGCGGCGCGCCTGGCAGTCAGGGCCGCGGTGGTCGAGATCGACGAGCAGCCGGCGAGCCTCGACCCGCTCAAAGCCGCCGAACGCGGCGAGGTGGTACGACCCACCCACGTCCAGCAGCGCGGCGACTGGCAGCAGGCGCTGAGCAAGGCCGAGCACGTGCTCGAAGGCGAGCAGTTCGTCGGCGGCCAGGAGCATTTCTACCTGGAGGGCCAGGCCTGCCTGGTCACGCCCAGCGAGGACGAGGGCGTGGTCGTCTATACCTCGAACCAGCATCCCAGCGAAACCCAGAAGCTGGTCTCCGAGGTGCTCGCCGTGCCCTTTCATGCGGTGACGGTGGAAACCCGGCGCATGGGCGGCGGCTTCGGCGGCAAGGAAACCCAGGCTTCGCCGTGGGCGTGCATCGCCGCGCTGATCGCCCGGCGTACCGGCCGCGCCGCCCGGCTGCGCCTGCCGCGCGCCGAGGACACGCGTGCCACCGGCAAGCGCCATCCGTTTTACAATCGTTACCGGCTGGGCTTCGACGCCGAGGGCGTGCTGGCCGGCGGCGAGATCACCGTGATCGGCGACTGCGGCTACTCGCCGGATCTCTCCGAGGCGATCGTCGATCGCGCGATGTTCCACGCCGACAACGCCTACTCGCTGGGCGCGGCTCGCGTCACCGGCCACCGCGCGCGCACCCATACCGCCTCGAATACCGCCTTTCGCGGCTTCGGCGGCCCCCAGGGGATGATGATCATCGAGGCGGCGATGGACGACATCGCCCGCCACCTCGGCGAGGACCCGCTGAGCGTGCGCAAGCGCAACTTCTACCGCGCCGGCCGCGACGTCACCCATTACGGCCAGCAGGTCGATCAGTACCCGCTGCTGAGCGAGATCGTCGAACGTCTCGAGCTCAGCAGCGACTATTGGACGCGCCGCGAGGCGATCCGTGCCCACAACGCCGCCAGCCCGGTCGTCAAGAAGGGCCTGGCGCTGACCCCGGTCAAGTTCGGCATCTCGTTCACCGCCAGGCACTTGAATCAGGCCGGCGCGCTGCTGCACGTGTATACCGATGGCAGCGTGATGATCAACCACGGCGGTACCGAGATGGGCCAGGGCCTGCATACCAAGATCTGTCAGGTGGCGGCCCGCGAGCTGGGCCTCGACATGGCGCGCGTGCGGATCACCGCCACGCGCACCGACAAGGTGCCCAACACCTCGCCCACCGCGGCGTCGAGCGGCGCCGACCTCAACGGCATGGCCGCCCGCGATGCGGCGAGCCAGCTTCGCGAGCGGTTGTTCGACTTCGCTGCGGAACACTATCAATTGGATCGCGAAGGCATGCGCCTGGCGGGCGGCGAACTGCTCGCCGGGCATGGCGAAAGCAGCCGGCGTATCGCCTGGGGCGAGCTGGTCCAGGCCGCCTATCTGTCGCGCATCTCGCTGTCCGCCAACGGCTTCTACTCCACGCCGCTGATCCATTACGACCGCGACACCGGCAGCGGCCGGCCGTTCTACTACTTCGCCTACGGCGCGGCGGTCGCCGAAGTCAGTCTCGATACGCTGTCCGGCGAGTACCGCGTCGAGCGGGTCGACATCCTTCACGACGTCGGCGATTCGCTGAACCCGGCGATCGACACCGGTCAGGTCGAGGGCGGCTTCATCCAGGCGATGGGCTGGCTGACCAGCGAGGAGCTCAAGTGGGACGCCCGGGGCCGCCTGCTCAGCGACGGCCCGGCGACCTACAAGATCCCCACCTACGGCGACCTGCCGCCGGCGTTCAACGTCGAGCTGCTCCAGGGCCATCCCAACTCGCAGGCCAGCATCTACCGCTCCAAGGCGGTCGGCGAGCCGCCGTTCATGCTCGGCATCTCGGTGTGGTCGGCGCTGCGCGATGCGCTGTCCAGCTTGAGCGACTATCGCCAGTCGCCACGCCTGGATACGCCGGCCACCCCGGAGCGCGTGTTGATGGCGGCACAAGCGCTGCGTCGATCAGTGAACGGCTCTACGCCATGA
- the xdhA gene encoding xanthine dehydrogenase small subunit — MIDFYLNGRRQQCADASADTSVLELLRGALGRTGTKEGCASGDCGACTVAIGEPDASGELAYRSANACIVPAHQLDGCHLVTVEGLARGDALHPVQAAMVDCHASQCGFCTPGIVMSLFILHEAQRRAPAPLTSERLEAALGGNLCRCTGYRPIGDAALSMHEYPDTQPSWADDPALAGNVAALAHDATRRSPVAKDSEGHYATPDDLNALRELRRRRPQARLVAGATDLWLEATQQLKPLTDLIDLRRVAELQRIEETAEGWWVGAAVTYSRLEPLLAEHFPAFAHLMQRFASLQIRNRATLGGNVANASPIGDTPPVLLALDARLAIDGPAGPRELPIGEFFRDYKQTALDDGELLRAIFLPHQSTAQNLKVWKIAKRREDDISAVLAAFAWRFENGALRDVHLAFGGMAAIPRRCAPAEAALEGQAPTVAAFGAAKAALRDDFQPLSDVRGSSEYRLTVAANLLERLRLGLESTTAEVSIDAYAH; from the coding sequence ATGATCGACTTCTATCTCAATGGCCGACGCCAGCAGTGCGCCGATGCCAGCGCCGACACCAGCGTTCTCGAGCTGTTGCGCGGCGCGCTGGGCCGGACCGGCACCAAGGAGGGCTGCGCCTCGGGCGATTGCGGGGCCTGCACGGTGGCGATCGGCGAGCCCGACGCCAGTGGCGAGCTGGCCTACCGCAGCGCCAATGCCTGCATCGTCCCCGCCCATCAGCTCGACGGCTGCCACCTGGTCACCGTCGAGGGCCTGGCCCGCGGCGACGCCCTGCATCCCGTCCAGGCGGCAATGGTCGATTGTCACGCCAGCCAGTGCGGCTTCTGCACCCCCGGCATCGTGATGTCGCTGTTCATCCTGCACGAAGCGCAGCGCCGCGCCCCGGCGCCGCTGACGTCCGAGCGTCTGGAAGCGGCGCTCGGCGGCAACCTGTGCCGCTGCACCGGCTACCGGCCGATTGGCGATGCGGCGCTGAGCATGCACGAGTATCCCGATACGCAGCCGAGCTGGGCCGACGATCCGGCGCTGGCCGGCAACGTCGCCGCCCTCGCCCATGATGCGACTCGCCGCTCGCCGGTCGCGAAAGATAGTGAGGGACACTATGCGACGCCCGACGATCTGAACGCACTGCGCGAGCTGCGCCGCCGGCGACCGCAAGCGCGGCTGGTCGCCGGTGCCACCGATCTGTGGCTCGAGGCCACCCAGCAGCTCAAGCCGCTCACGGACTTGATCGACCTGCGTCGGGTCGCCGAACTTCAGCGCATCGAAGAGACCGCCGAGGGCTGGTGGGTCGGCGCCGCGGTGACCTACTCGCGGCTCGAGCCGCTGCTCGCCGAGCACTTCCCGGCCTTCGCCCACTTGATGCAGCGCTTCGCCTCGCTGCAGATCCGCAACCGCGCCACGCTGGGCGGCAACGTCGCCAACGCCTCGCCGATCGGCGACACCCCGCCGGTACTGCTGGCGCTCGATGCGCGGCTGGCCATCGACGGCCCGGCCGGCCCGCGCGAGCTGCCGATCGGGGAGTTCTTTCGCGACTACAAGCAAACCGCGCTGGACGACGGCGAGTTGCTGCGCGCGATCTTTTTGCCTCACCAGTCAACGGCGCAGAATCTCAAGGTGTGGAAGATCGCCAAGCGCCGCGAGGACGATATCTCCGCGGTGCTCGCCGCGTTCGCCTGGCGTTTCGAGAATGGCGCGCTGCGCGACGTGCACCTGGCGTTCGGCGGGATGGCGGCGATTCCCCGCCGCTGCGCGCCCGCCGAGGCGGCACTCGAGGGTCAGGCGCCCACCGTCGCCGCCTTCGGCGCTGCCAAGGCCGCGCTGCGCGACGACTTCCAGCCGCTCAGCGACGTGCGCGGCTCGAGCGAATATCGGCTGACGGTCGCCGCCAACCTGCTCGAACGGCTGCGCCTGGGGCTCGAATCCACCACCGCGGAGGTGTCGATCGATGCGTACGCTCACTAG
- a CDS encoding TetR/AcrR family transcriptional regulator: protein MTTTTTAEFTRARLRNQPRILEAAEQVFARHGYRGTSIQAIAEAAGLPKSNVLYYVGSKRQLYVALLERMMSRWNAMLDDISVDDDPAEVIEAFIRSKMALTRSHPQGSRLFAAEILQGAPFLQEYLRGELRDWVESRARVFEQWTARGLMDAVDPVWLIFLIWSATQHYADFEAQVLGITDRMALNDGDYQAITDFLCRVILKGCGVVARR from the coding sequence ATGACGACGACCACCACGGCCGAGTTCACACGTGCCCGGCTGCGCAACCAACCGCGCATTCTCGAGGCGGCGGAGCAGGTGTTCGCCCGGCATGGCTATCGGGGGACGAGCATTCAGGCGATCGCCGAGGCGGCCGGGCTGCCCAAGTCCAACGTGCTCTATTACGTGGGCAGCAAGCGCCAACTCTACGTGGCGCTGCTCGAGCGGATGATGAGCCGCTGGAATGCCATGCTCGACGATATCAGTGTCGACGACGACCCCGCCGAGGTCATCGAGGCCTTCATTCGCAGCAAGATGGCGCTGACGCGCAGTCATCCGCAAGGCTCGCGGCTGTTTGCCGCCGAGATTCTGCAGGGTGCGCCTTTCTTGCAGGAGTACCTGCGTGGCGAACTGCGCGACTGGGTCGAGTCCCGCGCGCGGGTCTTCGAGCAGTGGACGGCACGAGGGCTGATGGATGCGGTGGATCCGGTGTGGCTGATCTTTCTGATCTGGTCGGCCACCCAGCACTACGCCGACTTCGAGGCCCAGGTGCTGGGCATCACCGACCGCATGGCGTTGAACGACGGGGATTACCAGGCGATCACCGACTTTCTGTGCCGGGTCATCCTCAAGGGCTGCGGGGTCGTTGCGCGCAGGTAA
- a CDS encoding cytochrome P450, translated as MTTIPRDGKLDSSLSLLREGNHFIPRRCQRLRSDIFQTRLLFEPTLCLHGEAAARLFYDQSRFTREGAAPGMLKKTLFGEGGVQGLDGEAHRIRKQLFMSLMTAANIRELAELATEEWRVAIDAWQRRDQVVFFHAVQEIHLRAACRWADLPLCEAEVVKHCADIAAMIDGAGGGVGWRYWRARRARIRSEAWIGDLVERIRAGRLEVDKERALSRVCWHQDADGQLLDTQTAAVEVLNLIRPTVAIARYVTFAALALHEHPEWRQSLPTDAALLDAFVQEVRRYYSFFPFLAARVRADFTWQGYHFPRGTRVLLDLFGTNRDPRSWREPDTFQGDRFLREAANAYNFIPQGGDEHATHHRCPGEWFTEALIKVAIEQLLTRMRYRVPSQALDIDWSRTPIIPTSRFVIDQVQALPYGQADPTTGEMQES; from the coding sequence ATGACGACGATCCCCAGGGACGGCAAGCTGGACAGCTCGCTGTCGCTACTGCGCGAAGGCAATCATTTCATTCCCCGGCGATGCCAGCGCCTTCGCAGCGATATCTTCCAGACCCGGCTATTGTTCGAACCGACGCTGTGCCTGCACGGCGAAGCGGCGGCGCGGCTGTTCTACGATCAGTCGCGCTTCACGCGCGAGGGCGCCGCCCCGGGGATGCTCAAGAAGACGCTATTCGGCGAAGGCGGCGTGCAAGGCCTGGATGGCGAGGCCCACCGCATTCGCAAGCAGCTGTTCATGTCGCTGATGACCGCCGCGAACATCCGCGAGCTGGCCGAGCTGGCCACCGAAGAGTGGCGAGTCGCCATCGACGCCTGGCAACGCCGGGACCAGGTCGTGTTTTTTCACGCCGTTCAGGAGATTCACCTGCGCGCCGCCTGCCGGTGGGCCGACCTGCCGCTGTGCGAGGCGGAAGTCGTCAAGCATTGCGCCGATATCGCAGCGATGATCGATGGAGCCGGCGGCGGCGTCGGTTGGCGCTATTGGCGGGCGCGTCGCGCGCGTATCCGCAGCGAAGCGTGGATCGGCGATCTCGTCGAACGGATCCGCGCGGGGCGGCTCGAGGTCGACAAGGAACGCGCGCTGTCGCGGGTCTGCTGGCACCAGGATGCCGACGGGCAACTGCTCGACACGCAGACCGCGGCCGTGGAAGTGCTCAACCTGATACGTCCCACCGTGGCCATCGCACGCTACGTGACCTTCGCCGCCTTGGCGCTGCATGAACATCCCGAGTGGCGCCAATCGCTGCCCACCGACGCCGCCCTGCTCGACGCCTTCGTTCAGGAAGTGCGTCGCTACTACAGCTTTTTCCCGTTCCTCGCCGCCCGGGTCCGCGCCGACTTCACCTGGCAGGGTTACCATTTCCCTCGCGGCACCCGGGTCCTGCTGGATTTGTTCGGTACCAATCGCGACCCGCGCAGCTGGCGAGAGCCGGATACGTTTCAAGGCGATAGATTCCTCCGCGAAGCGGCCAACGCCTACAACTTCATTCCCCAGGGCGGCGACGAGCATGCCACCCATCATCGCTGCCCCGGGGAATGGTTTACCGAAGCGCTGATCAAGGTGGCGATCGAGCAACTGCTCACCCGGATGCGCTATCGCGTACCGAGCCAGGCGCTGGATATCGATTGGTCGCGGACGCCGATCATCCCGACCAGCCGCTTCGTGATCGACCAGGTTCAAGCGCTGCCGTACGGCCAAGCGGACCCGACAACGGGCGAGATGCAGGAGAGCTAG
- the ligD gene encoding DNA ligase D, whose product MLEAASFDNASRIRYSDHIDAQGETFYERACRLGLEGIISKRASSHYHSTRSKQWLKVKCANHEEFVIGGYTEPDGSRSGFGALLMGAFDDQDRLVYAGRVGTGFSKRLLETLSAALRDLETSESPFAGSIRNSRGVHWVRPEQVIEVEFAGRTRDGLLRHPAFRGLREDRNPEEIRMASDKDESAAPSRSGKSSRPSDSDESKAASRSKRASGSSASRSGQTTQVLGVRLTHADRVLYPEQGLTKLDLARYYEAIQDWVMPHLARRPLALMRCPEGRDGECFFQKHPRVAIPDSVPRIDIDEKKGTSEYIYVESAADLIALVQAGALEIHPWGSRVGDLERPDNLVFDLDPAPGVAWPEIVRVARSLRERLASLGLESFVRVTGGKGLHLVVPIEPALEWDDAKAFARALARQEAKADPKRLTTNLSKAQREGRIFIDYLRNGRGATAVASYTVRAREGAPVCVPVRWDELDAKLKPDRYTVRNLPRRLASLRKDPWAGFDDARRAIDARMRQAVGLG is encoded by the coding sequence TTGCTGGAGGCCGCGAGCTTCGACAACGCCAGCCGCATTCGCTATTCCGATCATATCGACGCCCAGGGCGAGACCTTCTACGAACGCGCCTGCCGGCTGGGGCTGGAAGGCATCATCAGCAAGCGCGCCTCGAGCCACTATCACAGCACGCGCAGCAAGCAGTGGCTCAAGGTCAAGTGCGCCAACCACGAAGAGTTCGTGATCGGCGGCTACACCGAGCCCGACGGTTCACGCAGCGGCTTCGGCGCCCTGCTGATGGGCGCCTTCGACGACCAGGACCGGCTGGTCTACGCCGGGCGCGTGGGCACCGGCTTCAGCAAGCGCCTGCTCGAGACGTTGAGCGCCGCGCTGCGCGATCTCGAGACGTCGGAGTCGCCCTTCGCCGGCTCGATCCGGAACAGCCGCGGCGTGCACTGGGTACGCCCCGAGCAGGTCATCGAAGTCGAATTCGCCGGACGCACCCGCGATGGTCTGCTGCGCCACCCGGCCTTTCGCGGCCTGCGCGAGGACCGCAACCCCGAGGAGATCCGCATGGCTTCCGACAAGGATGAATCGGCAGCGCCGTCGCGCTCCGGCAAGTCGTCCCGCCCCAGCGACAGTGACGAAAGCAAGGCCGCCTCGCGGAGCAAGCGAGCCAGCGGTTCCAGCGCGTCGCGCAGCGGGCAAACGACGCAGGTACTCGGCGTGCGTCTGACCCACGCCGATCGAGTGCTCTACCCGGAACAGGGCCTGACCAAGCTCGACCTGGCGCGCTACTACGAGGCGATCCAGGACTGGGTCATGCCGCATCTCGCCCGGCGCCCGCTCGCGCTGATGCGCTGCCCCGAGGGGCGTGACGGCGAGTGCTTCTTTCAGAAGCATCCCCGGGTCGCCATTCCCGACAGCGTGCCGCGTATCGACATCGACGAGAAAAAGGGCACGTCCGAGTATATCTACGTGGAATCGGCCGCGGACCTGATCGCGCTGGTGCAGGCCGGCGCGCTGGAAATCCACCCCTGGGGCAGCCGCGTCGGCGATCTCGAAAGACCCGACAATCTGGTCTTCGATCTTGACCCCGCCCCCGGCGTGGCATGGCCGGAAATCGTCCGTGTCGCCCGCTCGCTGCGCGAACGCCTTGCCTCGCTGGGCCTCGAGAGCTTCGTGCGGGTCACCGGCGGCAAGGGACTGCATCTGGTGGTGCCCATCGAGCCTGCACTCGAATGGGACGACGCCAAGGCGTTCGCCAGGGCGCTCGCCCGGCAGGAGGCCAAGGCGGACCCCAAGCGACTGACCACCAACCTGTCGAAGGCTCAGCGCGAGGGGCGTATCTTCATCGATTATCTGCGCAACGGCCGCGGCGCCACCGCCGTGGCCTCCTATACCGTGCGTGCCCGCGAGGGCGCCCCGGTATGCGTGCCAGTTCGCTGGGACGAACTCGACGCCAAGCTGAAGCCCGACCGCTACACCGTTCGCAATCTGCCGCGACGGCTCGCCTCGTTGCGCAAGGATCCCTGGGCGGGTTTCGACGACGCCCGGCGCGCGATCGACGCCAGGATGCGCCAGGCCGTGGGTCTCGGCTAA